The genomic DNA AAAAGAAGATTGGTTTGGAAATATACGCGGTGATGTTTTAGCCGGTCTCGTTGTAGCGCTTGCGTTGATCCCTGAAGCCATTGCCTTTTCTATTATTGCAGGTGTAGACCCGAAGGTCGGTTTGTATGCTTCATTTTGTATTGCCGTGATTATTTCAGTGGTGGGCGGTCGTCCTGGTATGATCTCCGCTGCTACGGGTGCAATGGCATTGTTAATGGTCGATTTAGTGGCCGAACACGGCATTCAGTATTTATGGGCGGCCACACTTTTAACGGGTGTGATTCAAATAGTGGCGGGTTACCTCAAACTAGGCGAACTCATGCGGTTTGTCTCTCGCTCTGTAGTCACAGGCTTTGTAAACGCTTTGGCTATTCTAATTTTCATGGCCCAGTTGCCCGAGCTGACCAACGTCACTTGGGTCGTATATGCCATGACAGCAGCTGGCTTAGGCATCATCTACTTGTTCCCTTATATCAATAAGACCATTCCATCGCCTTTGGTGACTATTGTGGTGTTGTCGGCGATTTCGATAATTTTTGATTTTGATATACGCACCGTCGGTGACATGGGCGATTTGCCAGATACATTGCCTAACTTCTTATTTCCGGATGTACCTCTTAACTTTGCAACTCTCGCGATTATTTTACCGTACTCTGCGCCTTTAGCCGTAGTAGGGCTGTTGGAATCGTTAATGACGGCAACCATAGTTGATGACCTTACCGATACAAGTAGCGATAAAAACCGCGAGTGCAAAGGCCAAGGCATTGCCAATATTGGTGCGGGTTTAATGGGCGGGATGGCCGGTTGTGCAATGATTGGTCAGTCGGTAATTAACGTGAAGTCCGGCGGCCGTGGCCGATTATCGGCGTTTGTGGCGGGTACTGTTTTGTTGATCATGGTGGTGTTTAGCAGTGAGTGGGTAGCTAAAATCCCTATGGCAGCGTTGGTCTCTGTAATGATCATGGTCTCCATCGGAACGTTTAATTGGGGGTCTATTCGTGATCTCCGTCAATTCCCATTATCGACAAATTTAGTCATGATAGTGACAGTCGTAGTGGTTGTCTGGACGCACAACCTTGCATATGGCGTGTTTGCGGGTGTGTTACTCGCGGCCTTGTTCTTTGCTAATAAAATCAGTCACTTCATGTATGTTGACTCAGATTTGAGTGAAGACGAAGATAAGCGCAGTTATAAAGTTGTTGGTCAGGTGTTTTTTAACTCTGCCGACAAGTTCATTGCGGCTTTTGATTTCAAAGAAGCCATCAGCACCGTCGAAATCGATTTATCAAGGGCGCATTTTTGGGATATTACGGCCGTTGAATCGTTAGATAAGGTTGTGGTGAAATTTAAGCGCGAAGGCACCGATGTAAATGTTGTGGGTTTAAATGAAGCCAGTGAGACCATTGTGGATCGATTTGGTAAGCTAGGCAAACCAGAAGAAATCGATAAAGTACTAGGAGGCCACTAATGGCTGATAATAATAACAAAGAACGTACCTGGACAATCGCCTGTATTGATGGCTCTAAGTTTAACGAGGCCGTGAGTGACTACGCAATTTGGCTCACGAAAACCATTGATGCTCCATTAAAGGCGCTGCATGCCATTGAACACAATGCCATTGCTGCGGTGTCTGATTTTTCTGGTGCCATTGGCATTGGCGCTCAGGAGCACTTACTCAGTGAGCTAACCGAAGTAGAGCAGCAAAGAAATAAACTGGAAATTCAGAAAGGCAAAGATATTCTCGATACGGTTAAAGCACGAGCTAATAAAGCCGGTGTCGAAAATGCCTTTAGTACGCAACGCCACGGGCCGTTAGTCGAGGCGTTAATCGATTTAGAGCATGAAACAAGAGTAATCGTGCTAGGAATTCGAGGTGAGGCCAACGTTGGTAATACGGAAAATTTAGGGGGTCACCTTGAGACCATTGTCCGATCCGTACAACGCCCTATATTCGTCGTTAACAGAGCTTTTGAAGCGCCAAAAGCCGCCATGTTGGCGTTTGATGGCAGTGATTGCAGTCTCAAAGCATTAGATATGGTCGTCAATAGTCCTTTATTTAATGATTTACCTGTACATATTGTGAACGTTTCTAAATCCGTCAGCGCAGGTGAAGCATTAATTGCACCGGCTCAAGTAAAATTGGAAACTGCCGGAAGATCTGTTTCTTCCGCGGTATTAACTGGCGATCCAGCGCAAGCCTTATGCCAGTATCAAAAGGATCATAATATTGGTTTAACCGTGATGGGCTCGTTTAGTCACAACCGGTTACGCGACATGGTATTTGGCAGTTTTACAGCGAAAATGCTGTTGAATACAGAGCAGCCACTGTTATTGTTGCGATAATATCAAATAGCCACATTGGCCGCGTGTAAGCGGCCTTTTTATTGACTTGTAACTGTAGGCAATTTGCACGGAATGGCTCAATACTTGACTGTTTTAGTCAGGTATTTATAATGCACTCACTTTCAAGTCATCCTCAGGCTTAATGTATGAGATTAACTACCAAAGGCCGCTACGCGGTGACAGCATTGCTAGATTTAGCGCTCAATGAACATAAAGGCCCTATCAATCTAGCGGATATTTCTGAAAGACAGGGTATATCGTTGTCTTACTTAGAACAGCTGTTCTCTAAATTGAGAAAAAAGTCGCTGGTTGCATCGGTACGTGGACCTGGTGGTGGTTATTTGCTGGGCCGTGAAAAATCCGACATCAGCATCGCTTCTGTTGTAGACGCTGTCTCTGAGTCTATTGATGCCACAAAATGCCAAGGTAAAACGGGGTGTCAGCAAGGTGATATATGCTTAACGCATCACCTTTGGCAAGACTTGAGTAATCAAATCCACGATTTTCTAGATGATATAACGTTGCAGACATTAGTCGAGCGTGGCGAAATTAAAGCCGTCAGTGCCCGTCAAAATGAAAAAATGCTGCAAGCACACCCTGAAAAAACGATTCCAACAGCACAGGTTAGTTAATGCGACCGCTTTATTTTGATTATGCTGCCACAACACCGGTTGATGACCGTGTCGCTAAGGCAATGACCGATTGTTTAACCTTTAATGGTAACTTTGCGAACCCGGCCTCCCGTTCACATGCGCTAGGGTGGTTAGCCGAAGAGGCTGTTGAAGAAGCTCGCAATGATGTTGCAGATCTTCTTGGAGCCGATTCACGAGAGATTGTTTGGACCAGTGGCGCAACTGAAAGTAATAATTTGGCCATAAAAGGTGTTGCCGATAATTATGCACCGGAAGCGTGTCATATAATTACCACCAGTATCGAGCATAAGGCGGTTATAGACCCTGTTAAACATTTGCACAGTAAAGGGTATCAAACCACCTTTGTCGCACCAGGTTCAAACGGACAAGTCTCTGTCGAGAGTATTGCCGCCGAAATCACTGACAAAACTCGGTTGATCTCGGTAATGGCAGTAAACAATGAAACGGGTGTCATAAACCCTATCGCTGAAATTGGTAAACTGTGCGAACAAAAAGGCATATTTTTTCATGTTGATGCAGCACAAGCTGTCGGCAAAATAGCCGTAAACGTTGATGAGTGGAAAGTCACGTTATTGTCTTTATCGGCGCATAAATTCTATGGGCCAAAAGGTATTGGTGCTTTATACGTGCGTCGCCGAAGTCCACTTGAATTGTCTGCACAAATACATGGTGGCGGTCATGAACGTGGTATGCGTTCGGGCACTTTAGCGACCCATCAGATAGTCGGCATTGGAACAGCTGCCGCAATTTTAAATGAAGGGTTTAGCGATGAGCACGATCGTATAGAAGCATTAAAAGAGCGTCTATGGAGCGGTATTGAAACGCTCGGCGATGTAATCATTAATGGCAAAGGTTCACCTATTTCTGCAGGGCATCTGAATGTCTGTTTTAAAGGCTTAGATGGAGAGGCTCTGATGATGGGTGTACGAAACTTGGCTATTTCATCTGGATCCGCCTGTACATCAGCAACGGTAGAGCCTTCGTTTGTATTAAAAGCAATGGGCTGTAGCGATGAAGATGCTCACAGCTCATTGAGAATTAGCTTGGGTCGTTTCACTACCGAGAGTGATGTCGATCAGGCGATTGCAAGTTTCTCGCAAGCGGTTAACGCCTTGCGATCTGCCAAATAAATTTAGTTTAGCGTACGTATTTTGCGCGCAACCTATTAGGGTATCATTATGAGTCAGGAAGTTGAGAAGTATATTAAAACTGAGTACGAGGCTGGGTTTATCACTGATGTTGAATCGGCTACGATTCCACCAGGATTAAACGAAGATGTTATTCGGCTAATCTCTGCAAAGAAAAATGAGCCAGAGTGGATGACTGAATGGCGCTTAAAAGCGTTTCGTGCTTGGGAAGAAATGGAAGAGCCTGACTGGGCGCATGTAAGTTATCCTAAGCCTGATTTTCAATCGCTTTCTTATTATTCTTCACCAAAAAGTATTGAAGATGCTCGACCAAAATCGTTAGACGATGTTGATCCTGAGCTATTGGCGACATACGAAAAGCTAGGCATTCCGGTTCACGAACACGCTGCATTAGCCGGTGTCGCGGTAGATATGGTATTCGATTCCGTGTCTGTAGGAACCACTTTCCGTAAAAAGCTGGAAGAAGCCGGAATAATTTTCTGTCCAATTTCAGAGGCTGTTCATGAATACCCAGAGTTAGTGAAAAAATATTTAGGCTCTGTGGTACCGCAAAAAGACAATTACTACGCGGCGCTAAATTCGGCTGTATTCTCTGATGGTTCATTTGTTTATATTCCTAAAGGCGTTCGTAGCCCTATGGAATTATCGACCTATTTCAGAATTAACGAAGCCAACACGGGGCAGTTTGAACGTACCTTAATTATTGCCGATGTAGGTAGCCATGTTAGCTACTTAGAAGGATGCACGGCACCAATGCGCGATGAGAACCAACTACACGCTGCCGTTGTAGAGTTAGTGGTTTTAGATGATGCAGAAGTCAAGTATTCAACTGTGCAAAACTGGTACCCCGGTGATGCTGAAGGTAAAGGCGGCATTTATAACTTTGTTACCAAACGTGGAATTGCACACGAGCGCGCTAAAATTTCTTGGACACAAGTTGAAACAGGTTCGGCCGTAACTTGGAAGTATCCATCCTGTGTCTTAAAAGGCGACGACAGCGTTGGTGAATTTTACTCGGTTGCATTAACCAGTAACATGCAGCAAGCCGATACCGGCACGAAGATGATTCACATCGGAAAAAATACGCGCTCTACGATTATATCTAAAGGCATCAGCGCGATGAAAAGTGAAAACACTTATCGCGGCTTAGTCAAAATGAATCCTGGTGCCGTCGGTGCTCGTAACTTTACTCAGTGTGATTCTTTACTCATTGGTGATCAGTGTGGTGCTCATACGTTTCCTTATATAGAAAGCAAAAACCCAAGTGCCATTGTTGAGCACGAAGCCACCACCTCCAAAGTGAGCGATGATCAAATGTTTTTGTGCCAGCAACGCGGCATTGACCCTGAAAAAGCAGTCTCAATGATCGTAAATGGTTTTTGTAAAGAAGTTTTTAAAGAGCTGCCCATGGAGTTTGCCGTTGAAGCTGGCAAATTATTGGAAGTATCGCTCGAAGGCGCAGTCGGCTAAACCCGGCCCTTGTTGAAACGAAGAATTTAAAACGAATTGTGAAAAGGTTGATAGTCGATGTTAAGTATTAAGAATTTAGCCGCCAAAGTTGAAGAAAAAGACATTCTTAAAGGCTTGTCTATTGAAGTTAAGCCAGGCGAAGTGCATGCCATTATGGGGCCAAACGGTGCCGGTAAAAGTACCTTAGGTAATGTGTTGGCGGGTCGTGAAGGTTATGAAGTGACCGGCGGAAGTATTGAGTTTTTAGGCGAAAATATTCTAGATTTCGAAGCACATGAGCGTGCTTGCAAAGGCGTATTCTTAGCATTTCAATACCCAGTTGAAATTCCCGGCGTTTCAAACATGGAATTTTTAAAAGCATCGGTAGATGCCGTGCGAGAATCTCGTGGGTTAGAACCTTATAGCTCGGTTGAATTTATTAAGTTGGCGCGTGAAAAGAGTAAGGCCGTTGACCTTCCAGCCGACTTTTTAAAACGTGGCGTGAATGAAGGCTTTTCTGGCGGTGAGAAAAAGCGTAACGAATTAATGCAAATGATGTTGCTTGAACCAACCTTATGTATTTTAGATGAAACCGATTCTGGTTTAGATATTGATGCCCTGCAGGTTGTCGCTGATGGTGTCAATAAACTGCGCGATCCTAATCGTTCTTTTATCGTGGTGACGCATTATCAGCGTTTACTTGATTACATTGTTCCTGATTTTGTTCATGTATTGGCCGATGGAAAGATTGTTAAGTCCGGTGGTAAAGAGCTAGCACTTGAACTCGAAAAAGAAGGCTACGGTTGGATCGAGAAGGAGACAGTATAAGTGAGCAATCAACTTAACGTCGCTGCCGCAGCCGCGCAAGTTGCCAATGACAACAGCTATGCGAAAAGCTGGTCGCAATCGGCCGGTGAACGATTTGCGCTGCAGCCTTTGCCAACGCGAAAAACCGAACATTGGAAGTACACGCCGTTAAAATCGTTACTTGATGCTACATGGTCAAATGCTGTCAGCAGCACTAAAGCTAGCGGTGTAGCATTTGATGATTTTAACGAAGTGACTCTGACTATTGAAAATGGACAGCTAGTCGATACGCCAACTTTGCCGGAAGGTATAGTGCTTAAAAAATTATCGCAATGCGATGAAGCACAAACGGCGGAATTTATCGAGAAAGTTCAGGCTCAACAGACCGATTTTATCTTTGATTCGCTTAATGCCGCCAAGTTAGATGAAGGTTACTGGATTGTTGTTGAAGAAAATGCTCAGGTTGCTTCGCCTATCCATTTAAACTTTGTGAGCCATGGCGAGCATGTTATGGTGAATACCCAAGTACTGGTTGAAGCCAAACGCTCCTCTAACGCAGTGGTTGTTGAAACATTTACACATGATTCAGGTTCGGCATTTGTGAATCCAAACACTACCTTGTATGTAAATGAAAATGCGCAATTAACGCATTACCATTTATTGCTTGAAGAAGGTGATATTCGGCACATAGGGCGAGTAGCGGCTGTTTTAGAACGCAGCGCTAAGCTGTATTCATTTCATATGGCCGTTGGCGGTGTATTGAAACGAAAGGACATCGTTGTTCGGCATTGTGGCGAAGGCGGTGAGCTCACGTTAAATGGTGTGTACTTACCTAAAGGTAAAGAGCACATTGATTATCACACCATCTTAGAGCATGAAGTTGCCCATTGTACGAGCCAAGAGGTCTTTCGTGGCATCATCGGTGATTCTGCAACGGCCGTTTTTAATGGTCGAATTCATATTCATAAAGACGCGCAAAAATCGTTGGCAGAATTAAACAACCGAAACCTGTTATTGAATGACAAAGCAACCATCTATACAAAGCCTGAGCTTGAAATTTATGCAGACGATGTAAAGTGCGCTCACGGTGCTACGATTGCCCAGTTAGATGACAAGGAGCTTTTTTACTTTCAAGCTCGTGGTATTTCTAAGGCAGAAGCTGAAGTTATGTTGAGTTTCGGTTTTATCAATGAGCTTTTAGATGCGTTACCTCATGAGCCAGTGCAATTATTATTGCGCCCATTGTTAGCGCAAGTATTTGCAAGCAAGTCAGCGGAGCTCACGAGGCACTTGGTATGAGTTTTGATGTCGATGCGATAAAAGCTGACTTTCCAATTTTAGCGCAAGAAGTAAATGGTAAGCCTTTGGTTTATTTAGATAATGGCGCTACGACTCAAAAGCCTAATGCTGTAATCGACGCGATCACGCATTTTTATAAAACTGACAACAGTAACGTACATCGAGGTGCTCATACGCTGAGTGATCGATCTACGTTAAGTTTTGAAAAAGCCCGTTCTACCGTTCAGACTTTTCTAAATGCCGAGCAGTCGTGTGAAATCATTTGGACTAAAGGAACAACAGAAGCCGTAAACTTAGTTGCATTTAGCTGGGGGTTGCAAAACCTGAAGCAGGGCGATCAAGTGTTGGTTTCTTACATGGAACACCACGCTAATATTGTTCCTTGGCAAATGGTGTGTGAGAAAACAGGTGCGCAGCTGGTAGCGATGCCGGTAACCGATTTAGGCGACATAGACTTAAATCAATTAGACGCACTCCTAACGGAAAAAGTTAAGTTTGTTTCAGTGGGGCATGTATCGAATGCGCTAGGAACAGTTAACCCCGTTGCTGATATTATTCAAAAAGCACATAAGATTGGCGCGAAGGTACTAGTAGACGGTGCTCAGGCGGTTGCTCATTGGCCTATCGATGTTCAAGCGCTTGATTGTGATTTTTATGCCTTTTCTGGACATAAACTTTATGGCCCGACGGGCATCGGTGTTTTGTATGGGAAAGCAGATTTGCTCAATAGCATGACACCTTTTATGGGTGGCGGTGAAATGATCGAGTCGGTCACTTTTGAAAAGACAACATACAACACGCTGCCATTTAAATTTGAACCCGGCACCCCAAACATAGCAGGAGCCATCGGTTTAAGTGCAGCTATTGAATACCTTAATAGCCTTGATCGAGATGCCGTTTTAAAGCATGAAGAAGCCGTGTTGAATTATGCCGTCAGCAAAGCTAAGCAAACTGATGGATTAAAACTTGTCGGTGATGCTAGTCATCGAGCTGGTGTTTTAAGCTTTGTCATTGAAGGTACGCACCCAAACGATATCGGTACTTTGTTAGATCAACAAGGAGTCGCTGTTCGTACAGGCAGTCATTGCGCCATGCCAATTATGGAACGTATGGGTGTTCAAGGTACGGTTCGGGCGAGTTTTGCTATGTATAATAGTAAAGACGATGTTGATGCATTGTTTAATGCTATTGAAAAAATTCGAATGTTTTTTTAATTCGCATTCACCATTTTATATTTCAGGGCTGAGTATGGTCAGCTCTGAATGGAAGGAGGATTCAATATGACTGTTCAATCTTTTGATCCCAATAGTACAGCGGCCCCTAAAATCACCTTGACAGATAAGGCGAAGGCGCACTTTGATCGACAATTAGCGAATTCAGAGGCACAAGGCGTTCGGCTATTTATCGAAGAGAGTGGATGCTCTGGGTATATGTACCGAGTCGATTTGGTGCAAAACGCAAATGAAACCGATGTTAAGGTAGAAATAGATACGCCTTGGCCGCTTTATATTGCACAAGACGCTATTGCCATTTTACAAGGTACCGAAATAGATTTTAAGCGAGACGGTTTAAATGAAATGGTGAAGTTTAATAACCCAAATGTAACAGCAGAATGCGGTTGCGGTGAGAGTTTTGTCGTGGAGGGTCAGAGTTAATGGAACGCCGCATGGTTGTAACGCAGCGCGAAGTCAACGCTCGGCTAGTACCGGTTGGAACGCCTATTACCATCCCTTCAGATACCTTTGTAACTTTAACTCAATCGTTGGGTGGCAACTATACAGTGGTGCATAATGGTAATATGGCCAGGATTGATGGTACGGACGCAGACGCGTTAGGGTTTGAGCCTCAAACTTTTGAATTTGAAGCACCTGCAAACGGTGAGGTATCAACCGACCAAATTTGGGAAGTGTTAGATACGGTGTTTGACCCTGAAATACCGGTCAGTATTGTGGCGTTGGGGTTGGTGTACGATGTCACAGTTTCAGATCAAAAGGTCAGTATAACTATGACCTTAACAGCGCCTGGCTGTGGAATGGGACCCGTTTTAGTAGATGATGTTAAATATCGAGTGGCAAAAGTGCCTAATGTGAATGAAATATCTGTTGAGTTGGTGTTTGATCCGCCGTGGTCTCGAGATCGGATGAGCGAAGAAGCTCAACTTGAAACGGGAATGTTTTTTTAAAAAATTAATCTTTAAGGTGCTAAATGAGCCAGATTTTGGGTGTAGATACCACTGCTGACGATATCATTGAGACATTATCATTTTTTGATAGCTGGGAAGATCGCTACAAATATATTATTGATTTAGGTAAAGAGTTGCCTAAGTTAGATGAAGCGAATAAGGTAGAAGACTATATTGTGAAAGGCTGTCAAAGCCAGGTTTGGCTAGTTCCTAATAAGCAAGGTGACCGCTTTTTCTTTGAAGTAGATTCAGACGCCCATATAGTAAAAGGGCTCTTAGCCGTTGTTTTAGCTGCTTTTAATGGAAAAACAGCCGAATCAATCCTAAACTTCGATGTAGACAGCTATTTCGGGCAGCTAGATCTAGAGCGGCATTTAAGCCCCACCCGTGGTAACGGGCTTCGAGCAATGGTCCAGCGTATACGAGATTGTGCTGAAAATTGTTGAGATATTGAATTATTGAAAAAGGTTATATGTGACGTTAACGCCCCTTAAACTGACCATCATAAACTTAGTCGTAATGCTTGGTGTTGCTACAGTTTTCTATTTAAGTGGCATACAGGATATAACGTTATTGCTAATGCTACTGCCTGTCCTTGTTGTAGGTGAGCTAGCACGGCAGTGGAATAAAGCGAATCAACGCAAATACAACGCCCTTCAAAGTGAATTAATTCAAACTCGATCAGAAGTAACTTCCATTCGGCAATCGGTAAACCAAGACGCGCTAACAGGCCTGCACAGCTTGTCGTTTATAAAAGAGCGCCTGACTAAGCGATTGGCTGTTTCTAAATCCCGCCACAGTAAATGCGCTGTGCTTTATATAGATCTTGATTTCTTTAAAGAAATTAATGATGCACTAGGGCATGAGCTAGGAAATCAGCTATTGGTTTCTGTTGGGCACCGATTAAAAGGCCTTGTAAAGAAAGACGACTTACTCGGCTACATCCGTGGTGATGAGTTTATCGTTATTTTGCAAGAAATTGCCGACCCGATGGCTGCAGAGTTGGTGGCCAGGCGCATCCAAAATAGCATGTCGCAACCCTTTGAAATAGTCGATCATTCACTCACCGTTTCTACCAGTATTGGTATATCTATCGGCTTGAACGATGGGGTTGAGGGCGATGATTTAATTCAAAAAGCTGAGCGTGCCGTTATTCAAAGCAAGGCCAATGGGCGTAAAAGTTATACATTTTATAGTCAGGCGCTGAATCTTGTCGCGAAAGAGCGTTTAAAAATCGACCAAAATCTTCGAGGAGCCTTACAACGCGGAGAGTTTAGAATTGTTTATCAAGTCATTGTTGATGAGAAAAGCCGCAGCGTTAAAGGGTTTGAGGCTCTCATTCGTTGGCATAATGCTGAATTGGGAGAGGTTTCGCCGGCTGAGTTTATTCCTGTGGCTGAGCAGATTGGCCTAATAACAGAAATAGGCACTTGGGTGATGCGAGAGTCTTTATTGCAGTTGCAGCAGTGGCAGGGCCGGTACGGTAAAGCTCTGTTGATGTCGGTTAATGTGTCGCCAAGGCAATTCCAAGATGAATCTATTTTGCCCGCCGTAAAAACCATTCTCAAGCAGGCGGGTATTGCTTCCAGTGCCTTGCAAATAGAAGTGACAGAAGGGCTGTTCTTGTCGGCTTCAGATAACGTGATGTCTACAGTTGAAGCATTAAAATCGGCCGGCGTAAAATTAGCGTTGGATGATTTTGGTACAGGCTATTCATCATTGTCTTATCTAAATACTTTGCCTTTTGATGTACTTAAAATTGACAAATGTTTTGTTGATGGCATGCATACCAGTGAATCCGATCTCAATATGATCAAATCAATTATTTCAATTGCCCATGGTCTTAAAATGGTCACTGTTGTAGAAGGCGTAGAAACCGCCCAGCAAGCCCATATGCTACGTGAATTAGGCGCTGACTCCATTCAAGGCTTCTATTATTCGAAGCCGCTCTCCGCAAAAGAAGCGGAAATGCGCTTTTTAGCAAAAGACTCAATCACCTCGCTGGATGAGTCAATCTGGGATAATCTTTGAGGGTGTTTTAGGCTTAGAGCTTCAAGCGACGAGTTTGAAAAACTACCAACAACTTCTATCAATGACCCTCATTAATACACCGTCTAACTCGGTAAACTAATTGCTCAAACTAAGCCGATAAAACCATTCCTGTTTCTTTTGTATGCAGCCCACAGCCTGTAGCTCAAAACCGCTTTTTAACCTTTCATTCAAATCATTAACCCCGTATAATCCGCCGCCGTCCACACACTATTAACTTTCGGAGAGTGCCTAATGGC from Reinekea marina includes the following:
- a CDS encoding SufE family protein, translating into MSQILGVDTTADDIIETLSFFDSWEDRYKYIIDLGKELPKLDEANKVEDYIVKGCQSQVWLVPNKQGDRFFFEVDSDAHIVKGLLAVVLAAFNGKTAESILNFDVDSYFGQLDLERHLSPTRGNGLRAMVQRIRDCAENC
- a CDS encoding putative bifunctional diguanylate cyclase/phosphodiesterase; this encodes MTLTPLKLTIINLVVMLGVATVFYLSGIQDITLLLMLLPVLVVGELARQWNKANQRKYNALQSELIQTRSEVTSIRQSVNQDALTGLHSLSFIKERLTKRLAVSKSRHSKCAVLYIDLDFFKEINDALGHELGNQLLVSVGHRLKGLVKKDDLLGYIRGDEFIVILQEIADPMAAELVARRIQNSMSQPFEIVDHSLTVSTSIGISIGLNDGVEGDDLIQKAERAVIQSKANGRKSYTFYSQALNLVAKERLKIDQNLRGALQRGEFRIVYQVIVDEKSRSVKGFEALIRWHNAELGEVSPAEFIPVAEQIGLITEIGTWVMRESLLQLQQWQGRYGKALLMSVNVSPRQFQDESILPAVKTILKQAGIASSALQIEVTEGLFLSASDNVMSTVEALKSAGVKLALDDFGTGYSSLSYLNTLPFDVLKIDKCFVDGMHTSESDLNMIKSIISIAHGLKMVTVVEGVETAQQAHMLRELGADSIQGFYYSKPLSAKEAEMRFLAKDSITSLDESIWDNL